One window from the genome of Eriocheir sinensis breed Jianghai 21 unplaced genomic scaffold, ASM2467909v1 Scaffold774, whole genome shotgun sequence encodes:
- the LOC126994324 gene encoding uncharacterized protein LOC126994324 isoform X1, giving the protein MGYLYLKVLVVNRSKPLASTHNVVASTSSGGKPRYSLFDFLRLRPQSTLTVLSKWIVKKSSLKGKEKELIQDFNKKEADCSFVCWYPPQQDYDCKRIATLIKNDSNPGPHWLPEPGVIFGQYKTYEECQHVVDEMVSSENVESQALAMLRQCDKEQKRKARTMETNAEETAKEKTAVRPTEKDPGTAHETAKKIHAEAPLGATEVDERPVVRSPLAISRPEREDVVRSRPLASSPTERDLVVRSPMASSTAEREVVRLPLASSQDVNRAEGRRDAIDVFRADTPSTSDEEPSDVQVLPEKQLPQQIQEILNVVLKHVSKKFEEVSKKFEEVKTSVDNLQKQLQPVLPGPSQRVTDGETPLPTGFVPVLPKDPYEVLTYFGFPASTPDSLVSKHRHYFLGNASTEPMRTHRLALRKALVQLCPLPKPQSGKGGLTPSIRQLLHYLAPRDVWVHFCLKGYSKSKRNMESEMPKFVRMIQATMSIKRQVDESTVNAHLSEALRKESDRSGFRNTARPKKTTAPNTSTPSTSDVPGTSGHGTGQDEGESDPDYIDNDAESIVPLSSGNDTDRATDERYSDDEESITE; this is encoded by the exons ATGGGATACCTTTATTTAAAAGTTCTGGTAGTCAACAGATCTAAACCGTTGGCAAGCACTCATAACGTCGTAGCCAGCACCAGTTCTGGTGGGAAG CCTAGATACTCTCTCTTCGACTTTCTAAGACTACGGCCTCAGAGCACCCTGACAGTGCTATCAAAATGGATCGTTAAGAAGTCATCtttgaaaggcaaagaaaaagagttAATTCAGGACTTCAACAAGAAAGAGGCAGATTGTTCATTTGTGTGCTGGTATCCGCCGCAGCAGGATTATGATTGCAA acgaATCGCCACACTCATCAAAAACGACAGCAACCCTGGACCACATTGGCTGCCTGAACCAGGAGTCATCTTTGGCCAATACAAAACTTATGAGGAGTGCCAACACGTCGTCGACGAAATGGTATCAAGTGAAAATGTCGAAAGTCAGGCTTTGGCGATGTTGCGGCAATGtgataaggaacaaaaaaggaaggcaagaacGATGGAAACAAATGCAGAAGAAACTGCTAAAGAAAAAACTGCAGTACGTCCAACTGAAAAAGAT CCTGGTACAGCTCACGAAACTGCAAAGAAAATACATGCGGAGGCCCCGCTTGGTGCTACAGAGGTAGACGAGAGGCCGGTCGTCAGATCACCTCTGGCCATTTCTCGGCCCGAGAGGGAGGACGTCGTCAGATCACGTCCCCTGGCCAGTTCTCCGACCGAGAGGGACCTGGTCGTCAGATCACCTATGGCCAGTTCTACGGCCGAGAGGGAGGTCGTCAGATTACCTCTGGCCAGTTCTCAAGATGTCAACAGAGCTGAAGGCAGACGAGACGCCATTGACGTCTTTAGAGCAGATACACCCAGTACGTCTGATGAAGAACCCAGTGACGTACAA GTCCTGCCCGAGAAACAGCTGccacaacaaatacaagaaattTTGAATGTCGTACTAAAACATGTAAGCAAAAAATTTGAGGAAGTAAGCAAAAAATTTGAGGAAGTGAAAACTTCTGTGGATAACCTTCAGAAACAGCTGCAACCAGTACTTCCAGGACCTTCGCAGCGGGTGACTGACGGTGAGACACCTCTCCCTACCGGATTTGTGCCTGTCCTTCCAAAGGACCCCTATGAAGTGCTAACATACTTCGGTTTTCCTGCTAGCACACCCGACAGt CTCGTATCAAAACACAGGCACTACTTTCTTGGCAATGCATCGACAGAGCCAATGAGAACTCACCGGTTGGCACTGAGGAAGGCATTAGTTCAGCTATGCCCGTTGCCCAAGCCTCAGTCGGGAAAAGGTGGCCTGACCCCCTCCATCCGCCAACTCCTACATTATTTAGCACCCAGAGATGTCTGGGTGCACTTCTGTTTGAAGGGCTACTCCAAATCTAAGAGAAATATGGAGTCTGAAATGCCGAAATTTGTGCGCATGATTCAGGCGACAATGAGCATAAAACGCCAAGTCGACGAGTCGACGGTGAACGCTCATTTATCGGAGGcattaaggaaagaaagtgacAGATCAGGCTTCCGTAACACGGCGCGACCCAAGAAAACGACAGCACCAAACACAAGCACACCGTCCACGTCGGACGTACCAGGAACGTCAGGGCATGGGACTGGTCAAGACGAGGGAGAAAGTGACCCCGATTATATCGACAACGATGCGGAAAGTATCGTACCGCTGTCGAGTGGTAATGATACCGACAGGGCTACAGATGAACGGTACTCGGACGATGAAGAATCAATCACTGAATAA
- the LOC126994324 gene encoding uncharacterized protein LOC126994324 isoform X2, whose protein sequence is MVSSENVESQALAMLRQCDKEQKRKARTMETNAEETAKEKTAVRPTEKDPGTAHETAKKIHAEAPLGATEVDERPVVRSPLAISRPEREDVVRSRPLASSPTERDLVVRSPMASSTAEREVVRLPLASSQDVNRAEGRRDAIDVFRADTPSTSDEEPSDVQVLPEKQLPQQIQEILNVVLKHVSKKFEEVSKKFEEVKTSVDNLQKQLQPVLPGPSQRVTDGETPLPTGFVPVLPKDPYEVLTYFGFPASTPDSLVSKHRHYFLGNASTEPMRTHRLALRKALVQLCPLPKPQSGKGGLTPSIRQLLHYLAPRDVWVHFCLKGYSKSKRNMESEMPKFVRMIQATMSIKRQVDESTVNAHLSEALRKESDRSGFRNTARPKKTTAPNTSTPSTSDVPGTSGHGTGQDEGESDPDYIDNDAESIVPLSSGNDTDRATDERYSDDEESITE, encoded by the exons ATGGTATCAAGTGAAAATGTCGAAAGTCAGGCTTTGGCGATGTTGCGGCAATGtgataaggaacaaaaaaggaaggcaagaacGATGGAAACAAATGCAGAAGAAACTGCTAAAGAAAAAACTGCAGTACGTCCAACTGAAAAAGAT CCTGGTACAGCTCACGAAACTGCAAAGAAAATACATGCGGAGGCCCCGCTTGGTGCTACAGAGGTAGACGAGAGGCCGGTCGTCAGATCACCTCTGGCCATTTCTCGGCCCGAGAGGGAGGACGTCGTCAGATCACGTCCCCTGGCCAGTTCTCCGACCGAGAGGGACCTGGTCGTCAGATCACCTATGGCCAGTTCTACGGCCGAGAGGGAGGTCGTCAGATTACCTCTGGCCAGTTCTCAAGATGTCAACAGAGCTGAAGGCAGACGAGACGCCATTGACGTCTTTAGAGCAGATACACCCAGTACGTCTGATGAAGAACCCAGTGACGTACAA GTCCTGCCCGAGAAACAGCTGccacaacaaatacaagaaattTTGAATGTCGTACTAAAACATGTAAGCAAAAAATTTGAGGAAGTAAGCAAAAAATTTGAGGAAGTGAAAACTTCTGTGGATAACCTTCAGAAACAGCTGCAACCAGTACTTCCAGGACCTTCGCAGCGGGTGACTGACGGTGAGACACCTCTCCCTACCGGATTTGTGCCTGTCCTTCCAAAGGACCCCTATGAAGTGCTAACATACTTCGGTTTTCCTGCTAGCACACCCGACAGt CTCGTATCAAAACACAGGCACTACTTTCTTGGCAATGCATCGACAGAGCCAATGAGAACTCACCGGTTGGCACTGAGGAAGGCATTAGTTCAGCTATGCCCGTTGCCCAAGCCTCAGTCGGGAAAAGGTGGCCTGACCCCCTCCATCCGCCAACTCCTACATTATTTAGCACCCAGAGATGTCTGGGTGCACTTCTGTTTGAAGGGCTACTCCAAATCTAAGAGAAATATGGAGTCTGAAATGCCGAAATTTGTGCGCATGATTCAGGCGACAATGAGCATAAAACGCCAAGTCGACGAGTCGACGGTGAACGCTCATTTATCGGAGGcattaaggaaagaaagtgacAGATCAGGCTTCCGTAACACGGCGCGACCCAAGAAAACGACAGCACCAAACACAAGCACACCGTCCACGTCGGACGTACCAGGAACGTCAGGGCATGGGACTGGTCAAGACGAGGGAGAAAGTGACCCCGATTATATCGACAACGATGCGGAAAGTATCGTACCGCTGTCGAGTGGTAATGATACCGACAGGGCTACAGATGAACGGTACTCGGACGATGAAGAATCAATCACTGAATAA